Below is a window of Bifidobacterium asteroides DNA.
TCTTGAACGGGTGGAGTGAAGTGCTTGTCCACAGAAAGCGTCCAGTAGCGCTCCTGATCCACGCCGAAGATGTCAGCCAACTGGAAGAAACGTCCCTGCCAGTCCAGAGCCGTGGGTTGGCCGACTCCGATCAGGCCGCCGCCGTTTTCCGTCCAAGTGCGCAGGATCCGGATCAGCTCGGGATCCTTCCAGACGGCTCCGCCGCTGAAGGCTGTGCCTTCCGGCCCGCCGCAGATGATGACGCCGATGTCCGGGTCCACGCCCTGATTCAGCAGATCGTCAAAGCTGATGAAACGGACGGAGACTCGCATACCGGACAGGGCCTCCAAGATGCCGTAGTAGGAGGCAGTCTGCTGATTGGGCAGGGCGTGGGCCACGGTATAGGCCATCCAGGAGCGCATGGCCCCCCAGGAGTTGAGCACTGCCACGGTCAGCTGTGTGGCGGCTGAGCGGCTTCCAGTGTGCCGGTGCAGGTCGCGGAACTCCTCGGCGATGGCTGCCACGGTGTCTACGAACTTGGGGAACTTTATTGCCAGTGAGGGGTAGCCGCCGTAGCCCATGCGCGATATTGGGCTGCGCAGGATGGCCCGTCGGGCCTTCCTCCAGTTGCTCAAGCCCTCGATGCTGGGGTCGTTGCCCTCATGAAAGGTGTCGGGGAAGAAATATGGAAGGAAACGTCCCTCGGTGTATCGGACGCCGGGGATGTCGGCAATCATGCGCAGAGTGGTTCCGTCGCCGACGGATCCGACAACGGCATCCAGTTTGAGATCGGAGAACCCAGGCCGATAAGGTTCGGTGCCGATCCACTGGTCGCCTAAGAACATCATGGCTTCCTTGCCGGCTGCGTGGGTCATATCGACCATGGTGGCCACATTAGCCCTTACAAAACGGCTGATGAAGTCCATCCAGTCGCGCTGTGTTCGCGTGGGGACCAGGAAGGAGGAATTGTAGGAGCCGATCCGAACGAAGTCCTCGGCCCGTGGGCGGTATCCGTATTCCTTTGAGAAATCTTCGAGGGCTCTAGGGCTGACTGTACACGCATAGCCCAGCCAATCGACGATCTTTTCCTGCTGATGCTGGTCGTAGAGCAGCGTGAACTGATAGAAGAAAGTGGTGAAGCGAACCACGTCGGTGGAGGGGTTCTCCTCCAGCCATCGGGCGAAAGCCTTCATGGCGAAGTCGCGGGTGGCGGGATGGTAGATGTCCAGGGGGATCTGGTGTTCCCGGTCGCCCCAGTCGTTGGTCAGGTGGTTGTACATCTCCACAGGATCCCAGATGATGCGGGCCATGAAGGTGACCGTATATTCATGCATCGGCGTGGCGCCCTTGATGTGGACGCGGTCCAGTTCAGGGTCCAGATTCCAGGATTCGCCAGGCAGCACCGCGCCGGTGGTCCGGTCTATCACTTCCCAGTATCGGTGGGGGTCGTCATCGCGGTTGGGGGTCAATTGCTGGTCGAAGAAGCCGGCCATCAGATCGATGTCGACCCGCCCGTTCTGAGCCAGGACTCGATCGGTCAGCAGAAAGGCCTGCGGCGTCTCGTCCATATGCTCGCGGATCCACTTGTTATAGCCTCTGGCTGGGAAATAGGCGCTATAGACTTTCTTCCCCAGCCCGAGCAGTTCCCTGTCCAGACTGGTGCCGTCGGAATTGCGGATGGCATCCGCCCCCCACCGTTGGCAAAGCTCCTCGGTTTGCTTGACGAAATGCTCCTCGCCAGGCAAGGTGAATCGGCCTGTGGTGCTCATTGATCAACATGCTCCTTCAAAGGATGTATGGGTTTGGCTGGTGGATGATCCTCAGCCCTTGACGGAGCCGGCGGCGAGGCCGGCCTGCCAGAACCGCTGCAGACACAGGAAGAGGACGATGACCGGCAGCACACCCAGCAGGGCCCCCATCATCAGGGCTCCTCTGTCGTTGAAGGTGGACAGGGAGACCATGCCGTACAGGCCCAGGGTCACTGGGTAGAGCCCTTCGCTGGAAAGCATCATCAGTGGCAGCAGGAAGTTGTTCCAGGTGGCTACGAACAGGAAGAGGAAAATGGTCACCATGGCCGGCGCCAGCAGCCTGAGGACGATGGTGAAGAAGATGCGTGCTTCGCCGGCTCCGTCGATCCTGGCTGCCTCCAGCAGTTCCGTGGGCACTGAGCTCTGTGCGTATACCCTTCCCAGGAAGAATCCGAAGGGCGAGACCGAGCAGGGGATGATGATGGACAGCATGGTGTTGTCCAAATGCAGGGCCTGGAAGATGGAATACTGGGGAATGGTCATCAGCGCGGCGGGCATGAGCAGGGATGCCATGACGACGCCCATGGCCAGTCCTTTCCCGCGGAAGTTGAACTTGGCGGTCCCATAGCCGGCCATGACCGAGACGATGGTCCCGATCAGGGCGGATACGCCCGAATAGATCAGCGAGTTGGCGACCCACTGCCAGAACTTGGCATGTGTCCAGCCCAGCAGCTTGCTGTAGTTGGCGGCAATGGCGCCGGGCAGGTCCTTGAGGCTCGATGCGAACCAGATGCCATTGCTGCCGATCAGCTGGGAAGGCGACTTGGTAGAGGCGATGACAGCCCAGTAGATGGGGAAAAGGAAGTAGATCAAGGTGATGATCAGGATGGCCACGGTGATGGTCTTGGCCAGGTGGGAGGGGCGCATGGAACGTGGCAGTTCCTGGGTGGACCCGCTTCTTGAGCGAAAGATGCGCATTATTCGTTCACCTTCCTCTCAATCCAGGCGTAGAGGAAGGCGAGCACGCCGGCAATCAGGGCCATGACGATGGCGATGGCCGATGCCGGGCCATTGCCCTTGGGGGTCAATGTCCCACGGGAGGTGTTCATTGCCATCATCATGGGCGTAAAGGAGTTGGAGATGCCCGGATCGGCTGTCTGCATGACCTGGGGCTCATTGAAGAGCTGAATGGTGCCGATGATGGAGAGCAGCATGGCTAGCAGGGCGGCGCCGCGCACATTGGGCAGCTTGATGTGCAGGGCGATCTGCAGGCCGGTGGCCCCATCAATGCGAGCCGCCTCGTACAAATCATGAGGGATGGCTTGCAAGGCCGCTAGGAAAATAAGCATATTGTATCCGGTGAAAGTCCAGGTGGTGATGTTGGCCATGGATGCCAACACGACCTTGCCTGCGAAGAAATCCACAGTGATGCCCAGGGAGGACAGACCCTTGACGATGGGTGAGATCTGGGGGTTGTAGAGGAAGACCCAGATAATGGATGCGACTACCCCGGGGATGGCATAGGGCAGGAAGTATCCCAGTCGGAAGGGGGTCACATGCTTGACCATGTAGGAATCCAGCACCATGGCAAGCGCCAGGGCGGCGATGATCATGATGGGCACCTGAATCAGGGTATAAATCAGCACTCGCCCGATCCCCGACCAGAAGGCGGCCGATGTCACGACATACTTGAAGTTGGTCAGACCCACGAATTTATTGACCATAGTTCCGCCCCCATAGGCTCCGCCGCCCGAGGCGACATCCTGGAAGAAGCTGGAATAAATGGCATAGATAATGGGGATGATGAAGACCACGATGAACAGGATGCCGAAGGGGGCCATGAAAGCCCAACCCGTGCGTTCGGCCCGTTTCACCGCATCCGAGCGTCCCGTCCTGCCCGGTCGGGCAGCTGACGACCGCCGTGTAGCACTCATTCTGGGTACACCTGTCCTTGTCTTGAATAGAAACGAGATTGTGGCCGAGCATGTTTGGGACCCGAAACACGTTCACCGGCTCCGGGTCCCAAACCTCGGGGATGGTCCCTCTCGGCCCTGATGGCGTCGATTACTTGGCGACGGCCAGGCCGTAGTCCTTGAGGGTGGCCACAGAGGTGGTCTGAGCCTGCGAGAAGATGTCGGCAACCTTGGCCTGCCCGGTGGCAGCCTTGGCGGCAGTTTCTGTCATGGCCGCAGCCACAGAAGAGAAGCCAGGCATGTAGGTGAAGTCGCCCATGTTCTTGTTGGCGGTGGCGAACTCCTTCATGAGGTCCTGATCGCCGAAGAAGGATGACCAGCTCTCGGGGGTCTTCGCCTCTTCGGTGGTGGCGGCCAGCACGAGACCCTGGGAAGTCAGGTCCTTGACCTGGGTGTTGAACCAGTTGAGGAATTCCATGGCCTCGGCAGGATGCTTGCTGCCCTTGAGCACGGCGACGCCGGATCCGCCGTCGGGGCTGGATTTGCCGGAGTTGCCGAACCAGTCTCCCAGCTGGGCTACGCGCCAGTCGCCCTTGCCGGTATCGCCCATGGTGTCAACGATGAGCGGTGCCTCCCAGGCAGAGCCCACAGTACCGATAAGCTGGCCGTTCTTGAGTGAGGCATCGAAGGAGGGGTCCCAGCGGGGATTGGTGGGGGCAGCCTTGGCGTCCAGCAGCTGCTGATAAACGTCAGCCACCTGCTTGGATCCGTCGGTTTGGGTGTCCACCACCCAGGCATCGTTCTTCACGGTGTACCAGGGCTTGGTGGCGCCGGCCAGGCCTGGCATCATGTTGCCGGCCTCGTCGGGCTGGTAGGACATGATGTACTTGCCCTGTGCGGCCGTCTTCTTGGTGGTTTCGATCAGCTGATCCTTGGAGGTGGGCACTGAAATGCCCAGCTTATCGAATTCGGCCTTGTTGTAGAAGTAGACCAGCGGGCCAGTATCCTGCGGCAGGCCGAACATCTTGCCGTCGATGCCCATAAGCTTGTAGGCGCCGGGGGAGAAGTTGCTCTTGTACTTGGAGGCCTGGGCGCTCACGTCCTCCAACATGCTCTTGGTGTAGACCTCGGGCAGTTCGGCATAGCCCACCTGAGCCAGATCCGGTGCGTTGCCGGCCTTGACATCGGTCTCCAGTTTCTTGATCATCTCGGCCGACTTGCCGTTGAACTTGGTTGCCTTGACCTGGATGTTGGGGTGGGACTTGTTCCACCGCGCGACGATGTCGTTGACGGGGGTCATGTTCGGCTTGTCCGGCAGCCGGTGCAGGTAGGTGATCTGCACCTTTTCGCCCGACTTGGAAGACTCGCTTTCGGACGAGGACTTAGACGTTCCCGATGAGCCACAGCCCGACAGGGCGATGCTCAGGGCCGCCAACGACGTCACTGTGGCAAGTAGTCGTTTCCCTTCAGATATCATTTCCCGCTCCTTTACGGTAAATGGCCGTCGTCGTCACGAGGCGACCAATTTCAGATTAACATACCAGACCTGATTGTCAACACTATTTACAATTCCAGGATCAGCCTTTTCGTCTGGATATCAACTTGTATTTCCCGGCGAGCCCGGGGTTTTCCTCTCTCATGTCGGTCATTCCTGCTTGCAATATCTATTTGAGAAATTCGTATCAATGGCGATAGCTTGCCGGCGATGCTAAAAGGGGCGGCGGGCCACAGAACCTCGCCACCCCTTTCGGTCAGGGTTGTTCGTATTAGTTAACTTCGTTTCCAAGATTGCGCCTGGTCAGCAAGAGACCTGCAGTCAGGACGATCATCACTACGACCAGCAGGGATACCACCGCGGCACCCGTCGCAGAAAGCCATCGGTCCTGTCCGTGAACAGTGGGATGGGTCGGCTTCAGCCGGCTATTCCCCTCGCCGGCATCGATGCCGGAGCGATTGCCTGTACCTGTGATCGGATTCCTGCCGATCTCTCGACCTGCGCCGACGACGCCTGTGCCGGTTCCGGGTTTTGCGGACTCAAGCCTGTTGATGGCCGTCTGCAGATTGGCGGTCGCCAGGGCCACCTGATAGGCTGTGGACTGGTCGTCGGCCAACACCTGTCTGGCTGTGAAAAGTTTGTTCTGCAAGGATTTCCAGCTGTCCGGAGTATAGTCGGCCTCCTTGAGTCCTGCAGCCTGATTCACCAGATCCTGCAGTTCGCCCTTGTCTACAGGTTCAGCAAGGGTCGGCAGGGCGCGATCGGTGGTCAGGCGGAGCTCGGCTGCTGATACATAACGGTTGGCTTCCGAGCTGCTCATGCCTGTGGTCTCAGTTGCGGTCAATCTGACTGCGACCACATTGGAGACCGGGGTGAAGGAGATCTTCTGCCAGGTCGTCTGCGTGCTGAAGGCGCCGGTTATTTCCACTGGCTCCGACCTCTCGCTCTGGGTCAGAGTGATCTTGTAGTTTTTGATCTTGCCGTTGACGGAGTCACCGCCCGGCCGGGGGAGGTAACGCAGCCCATTGACGGTTGCAGGCTCGTGCAGGTTGAATTGGTACCAGGCTGAG
It encodes the following:
- a CDS encoding ABC transporter substrate-binding protein produces the protein MISEGKRLLATVTSLAALSIALSGCGSSGTSKSSSESESSKSGEKVQITYLHRLPDKPNMTPVNDIVARWNKSHPNIQVKATKFNGKSAEMIKKLETDVKAGNAPDLAQVGYAELPEVYTKSMLEDVSAQASKYKSNFSPGAYKLMGIDGKMFGLPQDTGPLVYFYNKAEFDKLGISVPTSKDQLIETTKKTAAQGKYIMSYQPDEAGNMMPGLAGATKPWYTVKNDAWVVDTQTDGSKQVADVYQQLLDAKAAPTNPRWDPSFDASLKNGQLIGTVGSAWEAPLIVDTMGDTGKGDWRVAQLGDWFGNSGKSSPDGGSGVAVLKGSKHPAEAMEFLNWFNTQVKDLTSQGLVLAATTEEAKTPESWSSFFGDQDLMKEFATANKNMGDFTYMPGFSSVAAAMTETAAKAATGQAKVADIFSQAQTTSVATLKDYGLAVAK
- a CDS encoding carbohydrate ABC transporter permease — its product is MSATRRSSAARPGRTGRSDAVKRAERTGWAFMAPFGILFIVVFIIPIIYAIYSSFFQDVASGGGAYGGGTMVNKFVGLTNFKYVVTSAAFWSGIGRVLIYTLIQVPIMIIAALALAMVLDSYMVKHVTPFRLGYFLPYAIPGVVASIIWVFLYNPQISPIVKGLSSLGITVDFFAGKVVLASMANITTWTFTGYNMLIFLAALQAIPHDLYEAARIDGATGLQIALHIKLPNVRGAALLAMLLSIIGTIQLFNEPQVMQTADPGISNSFTPMMMAMNTSRGTLTPKGNGPASAIAIVMALIAGVLAFLYAWIERKVNE
- a CDS encoding carbohydrate ABC transporter permease translates to MRIFRSRSGSTQELPRSMRPSHLAKTITVAILIITLIYFLFPIYWAVIASTKSPSQLIGSNGIWFASSLKDLPGAIAANYSKLLGWTHAKFWQWVANSLIYSGVSALIGTIVSVMAGYGTAKFNFRGKGLAMGVVMASLLMPAALMTIPQYSIFQALHLDNTMLSIIIPCSVSPFGFFLGRVYAQSSVPTELLEAARIDGAGEARIFFTIVLRLLAPAMVTIFLFLFVATWNNFLLPLMMLSSEGLYPVTLGLYGMVSLSTFNDRGALMMGALLGVLPVIVLFLCLQRFWQAGLAAGSVKG
- the gnpA gene encoding 1,3-beta-galactosyl-N-acetylhexosamine phosphorylase, encoding MSTTGRFTLPGEEHFVKQTEELCQRWGADAIRNSDGTSLDRELLGLGKKVYSAYFPARGYNKWIREHMDETPQAFLLTDRVLAQNGRVDIDLMAGFFDQQLTPNRDDDPHRYWEVIDRTTGAVLPGESWNLDPELDRVHIKGATPMHEYTVTFMARIIWDPVEMYNHLTNDWGDREHQIPLDIYHPATRDFAMKAFARWLEENPSTDVVRFTTFFYQFTLLYDQHQQEKIVDWLGYACTVSPRALEDFSKEYGYRPRAEDFVRIGSYNSSFLVPTRTQRDWMDFISRFVRANVATMVDMTHAAGKEAMMFLGDQWIGTEPYRPGFSDLKLDAVVGSVGDGTTLRMIADIPGVRYTEGRFLPYFFPDTFHEGNDPSIEGLSNWRKARRAILRSPISRMGYGGYPSLAIKFPKFVDTVAAIAEEFRDLHRHTGSRSAATQLTVAVLNSWGAMRSWMAYTVAHALPNQQTASYYGILEALSGMRVSVRFISFDDLLNQGVDPDIGVIICGGPEGTAFSGGAVWKDPELIRILRTWTENGGGLIGVGQPTALDWQGRFFQLADIFGVDQERYWTLSVDKHFTPPVQDHFIIHDLPENAPADFGHPILDTYPIDGRTGLLKADGGQVQLAVRDYGNGRGVYLSGLPYSAVNARLLERALFWAARKEGQYRKWSSDNPECEVAVFPQAGTYCVINNSGMEQRTEIHLPGGASRALDLEPSAIAWQPLPSEKRDHEDR